The genomic interval TTTGCCCGGAGTCAATCAAGCGGTATCGCAAAGCGGTACCGCTTGATTCCTGTATCCAGCCAGCAGATACCCGGGCTGCTTAGCGACAGAAAGTATCCGGGTTGAGGGTGCTCAATGGTTTCCATTCCCAGCCGGTGGGAGGGCTGCCCACTGGATCGAGGACAGTGCAGGAGAAGATCAGGTTGACCTGGGCAGTAGTGTCCTGGCGGCAGACAACATAGTGGGATGGAGCCAGGCCGTCAGAAGGGGCCTGTGGCTGGCGGGCGATCTGGTAGGCAGCGATGCCGACACTGGCAGCGAGGCGGCTGAGCGCAGTTTCTGCCTTTTCATTACGGAGGATGTGCGTGTTGGGCAATTCGGTCTCTGTGCCTGCGCGGACAAGCGCCTGATCCCGGTGGCAGAACAGGGCGGTGACGCGGGTGCTGTGGGCGTTGCGGCGGCTGCGTTCGGCGCGGATGATCCCGATGAACTCGTCCACGGCCTGGCTAAGACTATCATTAACGATCAGGTAATCACACATGGCTGCAAACTTCATCTCGAAGGGGACTCGTTGCAGCCTTCTACTAATCTCCTCCTCGGTTTCCTCGGCGCGGTCCCGAATCCGTTGTTCCAGCACCCTGGCATCAGGGGGGCAGACAAATACCAGCACCGAGTTTTCGGGGTAGCGATGCTTGAGGATGGCCGCTCCCAGTACGTCGATGTCGGCGACGTGATCGGTGGTATCGGCGATCGCGTCTTCCACCGTCTGGCGAAGCATACCATAGCGGTGGCCGTGGACCCATTGCCACTCAAGCAGGGCGTTCTCCTCGATCAGCTTCACGAAGCTGTCTTCGGTTTGAAAGAAATGCTCCCGGCCTTCCTGCTCGGTATGGCGCTTTTCGCGGGTCGTTGCGGTAGGGAGCTGCCTGAGGTTGCCTACCTGCTTCAGCGCATCCTGCATAATGGCGTTCTTGCCGACTGCAGAGGGGCCAACAAGGACGAAGATCAGCCCACGGCGCGGGGCGTCATCGATCATATGCGTTCTCCTACCCGTTTCTGTGCGGGTCAGGCTGCAAGTGTAGCAGGCTGGCGGCGTTCAATCCAGTCCTTTTTGCCACAGCGGCCAAGAATGCATATGCTGTGATGAAGAATGGCACTAGGCGCTAGAAAGCCAGGCATGCTAAGCTCAGAATATGCCGGCTGCGGCGGGTATCAGGGCGTTGCAAAGGAGGAGCAGCTTTGAGCGCACAGATCATTGATGGCAATGTCATTGCTGAACGGATGCAGGCGGAGATCGCTGCCGCTGTGCAGAAGATGAAGGATGAGCATGGCGTAACCCCCGGATTGGCCGCTGTGCTCGTCGGCGATAACCCGGCGTCGCGCCAGTATGTGGGGATGAAGCGGCGGCGGTGCGCCAAGGTGGGGATTGACTCTTTTGGCTATGAATTGCCGGCCACCACCACTCAGGAGGAACTTCACAAGCTGATTCTGGAATTGAATGCCGATCCCAAAGTGCACGGCATTCTGGTGCAGTTGCCTCTGCCCGATCATATTGATGAAGAAGCCATTCTGAGCGCGATACAACTTGAGAAAGACGTTGATGGTTTCCACCCGGTGAACATC from Anaerolineae bacterium carries:
- the gmk gene encoding guanylate kinase, which codes for MIDDAPRRGLIFVLVGPSAVGKNAIMQDALKQVGNLRQLPTATTREKRHTEQEGREHFFQTEDSFVKLIEENALLEWQWVHGHRYGMLRQTVEDAIADTTDHVADIDVLGAAILKHRYPENSVLVFVCPPDARVLEQRIRDRAEETEEEISRRLQRVPFEMKFAAMCDYLIVNDSLSQAVDEFIGIIRAERSRRNAHSTRVTALFCHRDQALVRAGTETELPNTHILRNEKAETALSRLAASVGIAAYQIARQPQAPSDGLAPSHYVVCRQDTTAQVNLIFSCTVLDPVGSPPTGWEWKPLSTLNPDTFCR